One part of the Lotus japonicus ecotype B-129 chromosome 2, LjGifu_v1.2 genome encodes these proteins:
- the LOC130738913 gene encoding lysine-specific histone demethylase 1 homolog 1, with protein MASEPPQPTLPENAAAAMSPQNPTQNSSEEPDSSLPNQTTPESSEQQNPAPSQPDPVPPPTRRRRRRKKFFTEFNTAASMAKNRRNDVAKDGDVDALIALSVGFPVDSLTEDEIEASVVSTIGGVEQSNYIIARNHILARWRSNVSVWLTMDSVLRSIRSEHKGYVEPAYRFLLEHGYINFGLAPEIKAAKSRSFDGSERGTVIVIGAGFAGLVAARQLVFMGFKVVILEGRNRPGGRVKTRRMKGGGGGDGGNGVEAAADIGGSVLTGINGNPLGVLARQLGLPLHKVRDLCPLYLPDGKSVDTEIDSSVEVSFNKLLERVCKLRQAMIEEIKSVDMPLGSALEAFRRVYQVAEDKVERMLLNWHLANLEYANATLMSNMSMAYWDQDDPYEMGGDHCFIPGGNEIFVRALAEGLPIFYGRNVDRIMYGCDGVSVFAGGQEFRGDMALCTVPLGVLKKGYIQFVPELPQRKKDAIHRLGFGLLNKVAMLFPHNFWGGNIDTFGHLTEDLSMRGEFFLFYSYSSVSGGPLLIALVAGEAAIRFEMMSPIESVKRVLDILKDIFNPKGIDVPDPVQAVCTRWGKDHFAHGSYSYVAVGSSGDDYDLLAESVGGRLFFAGEATSKQYPATMHGAFMSGLREAANILSVAKRRSPAPVDTVKNTKENDDLDTLFVKPDLSFGSFSALFDPKMNDLDSSALLRVKIGGAVLESASLYLYALVSKKQVIELSQVEGDENRVRMLSRNFGVSLVGRKGLSSVAESLIANIKLCRSIQP; from the coding sequence ATGGCGTCGGAACCGCCACAACCCACCTTGCCGGAAAACGCCGCCGCCGCAATGTCCCCTCAAAACCCCACCCAGAACTCCTCCGAAGAACCAGACTCCTCTCTCCCCAACCAAACCACACCAGAATCCTCGGAGCAACAAAACCCAGCTCCTTCCCAACCCGACCCGGTTCCTCCTCCAACCCGAAGACGCCGGCGTCGCAAGAAATTCTTCACGGAGTTCAACACCGCCGCCTCAATGGCAAAGAACCGCCGAAACGACGTCGCGAAGGACGGCGACGTCGATGCCCTCATCGCGCTTTCCGTGGGGTTCCCGGTGGATTCGCTAACGGAAGATGAGATTGAAGCGAGCGTGGTGTCCACGATCGGAGGGGTGGAGCAATCGAACTACATCATCGCCCGGAACCACATTCTGGCGCGGTGGCGCTCCAACGTTTCCGTCTGGCTCACCATGGACAGCGTCCTCCGGTCCATTCGCTCCGAGCACAAGGGTTACGTTGAACCCGCTTACCGGTTCTTATTGGAGCATGGTTACATCAACTTCGGCCTCGCGCCGGAGATAAAGGCCGCGAAATCGCGGTCCTTCGACGGGTCCGAGCGCGGGACGGTGATTGTGATCGGAGCTGGGTTTGCGGGTCTGGTTGCGGCGAGGCAATTGGTGTTCATGGGGTTCAAGGTTGTGATATTGGAGGGTAGGAACCGACCCGGTGGCCGGGTCAAGACGAGGAGGatgaagggtggtggtggtggtgatggtggtaaTGGTGTTGAGGCTGCAGCTGATATTGGTGGGAGTGTTCTCACTGGAATAAATGGGAACCCTCTTGGGGTTTTGGCAAGGCAATTGGGTTTGCCACTTCATAAGGTTAGGGATCTTTGCCCTCTTTATTTGCCTGATGGAAAATCTGTTGATACTGAGATTGATTCGAGCGTTGAGGTTTCGTTTAACAAGTTGTTGGAGAGGGTTTGTAAGCTTAGGCAGGCTATGATTGAAGAGATTAAGTCGGTGGATATGCCGTTGGGTTCTGCTTTGGAGGCTTTTCGGAGGGTGTATCAGGTTGCTGAGGATAAGGTAGAGAGGATGTTGTTGAATTGGCATTTGGCTAATTTGGAGTATGCAAATGCTACTCTTATGTCTAACATGTCAATGGCTTATTGGGATCAGGATGATCCTTATGAGATGGGTGGTGATCATTGTTTCATTCCGGGGGGGAATGAGATATTTGTTCGCGCCTTGGCTGAGGGTCTTCCCATTTTCTATGGGAGGAATGTGGATCGGATCATGTATGGATGTGATGGGGTGAGTGTCTTTGCTGGTGGGCAGGAGTTTCGCGGGGACATGGCGCTTTGCACCGTGCCCTTGGGGGTGCTTAAGAAGGGGTATATTCAGTTTGTCCCTGAACTTCCACAGAGGAAGAAAGATGCAATTCATAGGTTGGGTTTCGGGTTATTGAATAAGGTTGCAATGCTGTTTCCCCATAATTTCTGGGGTGGAAACATTGATACCTTTGGTCATCTGACTGAGGACTTGAGCATGAGGGGTGAATTTTTCCTGTTCTACAGCTACTCCTCTGTGTCTGGTGGACCGCTTCTCATCGCCCTTGTTGCTGGGGAAGCTGCGATTAGGTTTGAGATGATGTCACCAATAGAGTCAGTCAAAAGGGTGTTGGATATTCTGAAGGATATTTTTAATCCAAAGGGAATTGATGTTCCTGATCCTGTTCAGGCTGTCTGCACTCGATGGGGAAAGGATCACTTCGCGCACGGATCTTACTCTTACGTTGCTGTTGGATCATCAGGAGATGATTATGATTTACTTGCAGAGAGTGTTGGTGGGAGATTGTTCTTTGCTGGAGAGGCAACTAGCAAACAGTATCCTGCAACAATGCATGGAGCATTTATGAGTGGGTTGAGGGAGGCTGCAAACATTTTGAGTGTAGCAAAGAGGAGGTCACCGGCGCCAGTTGACACAGTGAAAAATACCAAGGAGAATGATGATTTGGACACATTATTTGTAAAACCTGACCTGAGTTTTGGAAGCTTCTCTGCTTTGTTTGATCCGAAGATGAATGATCTTGATTCTAGTGCATTGCTAAGGGTTAAAATTGGAGGAGCTGTATTGGAGTCTGCTAGTCTTTATCTTTATGCCTTGGTTTCAAAGAAGCAGGTCATTGAGTTGAGTCAGGTGGAGGGTGATGAGAACAGGGTGAGAATGTTAAGCCGCAATTTTGGGGTGAGTTTGGTTGGGAGGAAGGGTTTAAGTAGTGTTGCTGAATCTCTTATTGCAAACATAAAACTGTGTAGATCCATCCAACCTTAG